The following proteins come from a genomic window of Montipora foliosa isolate CH-2021 chromosome 2, ASM3666993v2, whole genome shotgun sequence:
- the LOC137987287 gene encoding uncharacterized protein has product MNLWPSVGLCNGSAGTVVDIIYKTSHQPPDLPIAVIIKFDDYIGPSISNKIPSLVAIAPVTISVYSGNSVHERQQLRLKIAWALTIHKSQGLTLLQAWVDIGNNPSKLDDGIVGYLHNLSPIKTSQNKNQYFVLDFQTNSTVYRTVCFSPEKHAALKRKFECSSPVKVNKYNLKKNDKTGEEELIWNKRTKIEEPQESEMEFDLQPIKAETVEAKDSSAKEILGEQIKTLVNIAGPVTLNGPTETVKVKGKTLKKQEALFTDNTGSVRLVLWEQDTTKMQSGQCYSMTNVAVKDYNGTNYLTLTKHTKVNAAELQVDRQDVAVDDGKQMQVAFPPEGINYVQQYLSCNKCQAKVMDSPKKIIKCSECGLNQLKSKCSSKIIASILTKTDKDTMSLNIFDNIIEELYTLYKEQDGDIDKLFTELTDDDVNEILLTVIFATVIFNDKKNASTVIKL; this is encoded by the exons ATGAATTTGTGGCCATCTGTTGGTCTTTGTAATGGTTCTGCTGGAACAGTGGTAGATATCATTTATAAAACTTCTCATCAACCTCCAGACCTGCCTATTGCTGTTATTATTAAGTTTGATGATTATATTGGTCCTTCTATATCTAACAAAATTCCTTCTTTAGTTGCTATAGCTCCTGTAACTATTTCTGTATATTCTGGCAATTCAGTTCATGAGAGACAACAACTACGGCTTAAAATTGCATGGGCACTAACAATCCATAAAAGCCAAGGATTAACTTTACTTCAAGCATGGGTTGATATTGGAAA TAATCCCTCAAAGTTAGACGATGGcatagttggctatttacacaACCTTTCaccaatcaaaacaagtcaaaacAAGAACCAGTATTTTGTTCTTGATTTCCAAACAAATTCTACTGTCTATCGTACTGTGTGCTTCTCTCCAGAAAAGCACGCAGCACTCAAGCGAAAGTTTGAGTGCTCATCACCCgtaaaagtaaacaaatacAACCTTAAGAAAAATGACAAGACCGGGGAAGAAGAACTGATTTGGAACAAAAGAACGAAAATTGAAGAGCCACAGGAGAGTGAAATGGAGTTTGACCTGCAACCAATTAAAGCAGAAACAGTAGAAGCCAAAGACAGCTCCGCAAAAGAAATTCTTggcgaacaaatcaaaacactaGTGAACATTGCTGGTCCTGTTACATTGAATGGCCCCACCGAAACTGTGAAGGTGAAaggaaaaactttaaaaaaacaagaggcGTTGTTCACGGACAACACTGGCTCAGTCCGCCTTGTCCTATGGGAACAGGACACAACAAAAATGCAGTCCGGCCAATGTTACAGCATGACAAATGTAGCTGTCAAAGATTACAATGGTACAAACTACTTGACATTGACCAAGCACACCAAAGTAAATGCAGCTGAACTTCAAGTTGACCGACAAGATGTTGCAGTTGATGATGGAAAACAAATGCAGGTGGCATTCCCACCAGAAGGCATAAACTATGTGCAACAATACCTTAGTTGTAACAAGTGTCAAGCAAAAGTCATGGACAGTcccaaaaaaattatcaaatgcaGCGAATGTGGACTGAATCAACTGAAGTCCAAATGTTCCTCCAAGATTATTGCCAGCATTCTGACTAAAACTGACAAAGACACAATGTCACTCAACATATTTGACAACATTATCGAAGAGCTCTACACGTTGTACAAAGAGCAGGATGGTGACATCGATAAACTGTTTACAGAACTCACAGATGATGATGTGAATGAAATTCTATTAACAGTTATTTTTGCAACAGTTATTTTCAACGATAAGAAAAATGCTAGCACAGTCATAAAACTATAA